A DNA window from Flavisolibacter ginsenosidimutans contains the following coding sequences:
- a CDS encoding Rieske (2Fe-2S) protein, translated as MEKRINWVKIAESVSDIPFDANEIAEVMAGDKRICIGKHKEELFAFAHKCPHASGFFSEGFIDALGNVVCPVHHYKFCMKNGRNISGEGYYLKHWPVALRKDGVFIGFDSRKLFDFF; from the coding sequence ATGGAGAAAAGAATCAATTGGGTAAAGATTGCGGAGAGCGTAAGCGACATTCCGTTTGATGCAAACGAAATTGCGGAAGTAATGGCCGGGGACAAGCGCATCTGCATCGGGAAGCATAAAGAAGAATTGTTTGCTTTTGCACACAAATGTCCGCACGCCAGCGGCTTTTTTAGCGAAGGCTTTATTGATGCGCTGGGCAACGTGGTTTGTCCGGTGCACCACTATAAGTTTTGCATGAAAAACGGCCGCAACATAAGCGGCGAAGGCTATTATTTAAAACATTGGCCGGTAGCGTTACGAAAAGACGGTGTATTTATTGGTTTCGACAGCCGCAAATTGTTTGACTTCTTCTAG
- a CDS encoding glycoside hydrolase family 28 protein — MKTPFCFLVATSICLSVFQRLHAQSDFPAPLLPSIPNKAFSIKDFGAKSDNVTDNTTAIQNAIGAAKSAGGGKVIVPAGVYLSGPLQFFSTLDFHLDSGAVLKFLPIDKYPGGTAYGTDFISGVKLHDVAITGKGTIDGQGSPWWPFAKEKNAKRPRMISLKECDKVLIENVTLTNSPMFHIAISGKSSNVTVSGVIVRAPASDDPVNPSHNTDACDVSGRDILIKNCDISTGDDNFTCGGGTTNVHITGCKYGYGHGLSIGSYTKGGVSNFLIEDCTFNNTEAGIRIKSDRDRGGLVQNLTYRNLKMTNVGIPILIYGAYMAKEREYRNLQKITPEIATTYPSATVSELTPVYRNIKFQNITATTQKGKRAGLIWGLPEAPAANIVFQNVIITAENPFGVFFVQNMQLENCKILTKEGVNKLALANAQVSVDGEEVK, encoded by the coding sequence ATGAAAACACCTTTTTGTTTTTTGGTAGCAACAAGCATTTGTTTATCGGTTTTTCAACGGCTGCATGCGCAATCCGATTTTCCCGCGCCTCTGCTTCCTTCCATTCCGAACAAAGCATTTAGCATAAAAGATTTTGGTGCGAAGAGCGACAACGTAACCGACAACACAACCGCCATACAAAACGCCATCGGCGCGGCTAAGAGTGCCGGCGGCGGAAAAGTGATTGTGCCTGCTGGTGTTTATTTATCGGGGCCTTTGCAGTTTTTTAGCACTCTTGATTTTCATCTCGATTCAGGCGCAGTTCTCAAATTCTTGCCTATAGATAAATATCCTGGTGGTACCGCATACGGTACGGATTTTATCAGCGGTGTAAAACTTCACGACGTAGCCATTACCGGGAAAGGAACCATTGACGGTCAGGGTTCTCCCTGGTGGCCTTTTGCAAAGGAAAAAAACGCCAAACGTCCGCGCATGATTTCTCTTAAAGAATGCGACAAAGTGTTGATTGAAAACGTTACGCTGACCAACTCGCCCATGTTTCATATTGCCATCAGCGGTAAATCGTCAAACGTAACGGTTAGCGGCGTTATCGTTCGTGCACCGGCATCGGATGACCCGGTCAATCCGAGCCACAACACCGATGCCTGTGATGTATCCGGACGCGACATCTTAATCAAGAATTGCGACATCAGCACCGGCGACGATAATTTTACCTGCGGTGGTGGCACCACGAACGTTCACATTACCGGTTGCAAATACGGCTACGGACACGGCTTGTCTATCGGCAGTTATACAAAAGGCGGCGTGTCAAATTTTTTGATTGAAGACTGCACCTTCAACAATACCGAAGCAGGCATTCGCATTAAATCGGACCGTGACCGCGGTGGCCTTGTTCAAAACCTTACTTACCGCAACCTGAAAATGACGAATGTGGGCATTCCTATTTTGATTTACGGGGCTTACATGGCAAAGGAACGCGAATACCGAAACCTGCAGAAGATCACACCTGAAATTGCAACAACTTACCCTTCAGCGACAGTTAGCGAATTAACGCCTGTCTATCGCAATATCAAGTTCCAAAACATAACGGCCACCACCCAAAAGGGAAAGCGGGCCGGCTTAATTTGGGGATTGCCGGAAGCACCGGCAGCAAACATCGTTTTTCAAAACGTAATCATCACGGCCGAAAATCCATTTGGTGTGTTCTTCGTCCAAAATATGCAACTGGAAAACTGTAAGATTCTTACAAAGGAGGGTGTAAACAAATTAGCCCTTGCAAATGCACAGGTTTCTGTTGATGGAGAAGAGGTGAAGTGA
- a CDS encoding FAD-dependent oxidoreductase, whose protein sequence is MQRDGANISLWQSGINDYTPSNTGSAEAVYDVLIAGGGITGVTTGLLLQKAGKKVVLAEAHTLCFGTTGGTTAHINSFFDTSYDQIENDFGKDAAKQIAEATKQARELFKTNVAQYKIDCGFEEKDGYVYAQTEQQVQELDKMFEASRAVGANIEYVQQIPLPVDFQKAIVYHEQAQLHPTRYVFALAKVFEEAGGVVLQNCPVNKVEKEDDLLLIETGIGTLKARALIWATHIPPGINLLHFRNAPYRSYAVALKLADDNYPDALVYDMYDPYYYYRTQQIDGEKYLIAGGEDHKTAHEENTAACFDHLLAHVRHYFTIKEVSRRWSSQYFEPADGLAYIGHLPGNPDNVYVATGYGGNGITYSHIAAITLTGLLTKGNSEFKDLFSPSRIKPIAGFAAFVQENADVVKEFVAKRIAVEKIQGLAELAHNEAKVVKYEGEKIALYKDEAGGVHAINPVCTHAKCIVAWNNTEKSWDCPCHGARYNMDGEVLTGPAQNGLEKIELGTSKS, encoded by the coding sequence ATGCAAAGAGACGGCGCGAACATTAGCCTTTGGCAAAGCGGAATAAATGATTACACTCCCTCAAATACAGGCTCAGCAGAGGCCGTGTACGACGTGTTGATAGCAGGCGGCGGCATCACCGGCGTTACCACCGGATTGTTGTTGCAAAAAGCGGGCAAAAAGGTTGTACTTGCTGAAGCACATACCCTGTGTTTTGGGACTACAGGCGGCACTACGGCGCACATCAATTCTTTTTTTGACACGAGCTATGATCAAATTGAAAACGATTTTGGCAAGGATGCGGCAAAGCAAATAGCCGAAGCCACTAAACAGGCGAGAGAACTTTTTAAAACGAACGTTGCTCAATACAAAATTGATTGTGGCTTTGAAGAAAAAGACGGGTACGTGTACGCACAAACAGAGCAACAAGTTCAGGAATTGGACAAGATGTTTGAAGCTTCAAGAGCAGTTGGCGCAAACATAGAATACGTACAACAAATACCCTTGCCGGTTGACTTTCAAAAAGCAATCGTATATCATGAACAAGCACAACTACATCCAACGCGTTATGTTTTTGCGTTGGCAAAGGTGTTTGAAGAAGCCGGTGGCGTTGTTTTACAAAACTGCCCGGTAAACAAGGTTGAAAAAGAAGACGATTTGCTTCTTATCGAAACAGGCATCGGCACTCTAAAAGCAAGAGCGTTGATATGGGCCACGCACATTCCACCCGGCATCAATTTGCTGCACTTCCGCAACGCACCGTACCGCAGTTATGCCGTTGCACTTAAACTGGCCGACGACAATTACCCCGATGCGCTGGTTTATGACATGTACGACCCTTATTATTATTATCGCACACAGCAAATTGACGGCGAAAAATATTTGATTGCTGGCGGCGAAGATCACAAAACAGCTCACGAAGAAAATACAGCGGCTTGCTTCGATCATTTGCTGGCGCACGTTCGCCACTATTTTACGATAAAAGAAGTCAGTCGTCGCTGGTCTTCGCAATATTTTGAACCGGCCGATGGACTGGCCTACATTGGGCATTTGCCCGGTAACCCCGACAACGTTTACGTGGCTACAGGTTATGGCGGCAACGGCATCACGTACAGTCACATTGCGGCCATTACCTTAACGGGTTTATTGACGAAGGGCAATAGCGAGTTCAAAGACCTCTTTAGTCCTTCACGCATCAAACCCATTGCCGGCTTTGCCGCCTTTGTGCAGGAGAATGCGGATGTGGTAAAAGAGTTTGTTGCAAAACGCATTGCCGTTGAAAAAATTCAGGGTCTTGCCGAACTGGCGCACAACGAGGCAAAAGTTGTGAAGTACGAAGGCGAAAAAATAGCCTTGTATAAAGATGAAGCCGGTGGTGTTCACGCTATCAATCCGGTGTGTACACACGCTAAATGCATCGTTGCCTGGAACAATACCGAAAAATCCTGGGATTGTCCCTGCCACGGCGCCCGTTACAATATGGACGGCGAAGTACTTACCGGACCTGCACAAAATGGATTGGAGAAGATTGAGTTGGGAACCAGCAAATCCTGA
- a CDS encoding LamG-like jellyroll fold domain-containing protein: protein MKQAILFFLYLFSVQLLFSQTPHDVILLLNIGQSNVVGRAQDDLANEVPPTPGTWWYKQSTNSLESLIESVGEGLSQATAYSMNPMLGKRLKELTGHDVIIVPAGVGNTFIVSWLKSSNYYYTRAKQMWQAALAYCASQNITVSAKYVHWLQGENDAGFTETDGYYVMLNQLASDLVSDMGVEKVFATRIGYDPNYTAATNSEKIMKAEKILNFNNPNFIMDSYSPPTYTFANGKMLSDQTHHSLLGLNQDAQDIATAINYYRNTGQKIQLAENVAALQNVTSGYINLTPNWSFDFNNNINEAAGNVLLNMQTRSGTPIPDPSYTSDGAIIISPNTGLLTSRPFSSDTFTIEIRLKMNVNEAWTTVLGTGVGDHYNKLTLHHNNSTSALYVELGTANAYYSWDLGNTVNMSNYHTFKFTQTNGILKFYLDGVQRGDEKNSTESFTMTVIGMGGGTGGPDMDGAIDFFRIKNTVDNSPLPVKFKSFKATNIK from the coding sequence ATGAAACAAGCAATTCTGTTCTTTCTGTACTTGTTCAGCGTACAGCTCCTTTTTTCGCAAACACCGCACGATGTTATCCTGCTGCTCAACATTGGCCAATCCAACGTCGTGGGCAGGGCTCAGGATGATTTGGCAAACGAAGTACCGCCTACGCCCGGCACCTGGTGGTACAAGCAAAGTACCAACAGTTTGGAGTCGCTTATTGAAAGCGTCGGCGAGGGCCTTTCGCAAGCTACTGCCTACAGCATGAATCCCATGTTGGGAAAGCGATTAAAAGAATTAACCGGGCACGATGTCATTATTGTGCCAGCCGGCGTGGGAAACACTTTTATTGTTAGTTGGCTTAAGTCATCGAATTATTATTATACCCGAGCAAAACAAATGTGGCAAGCCGCACTTGCTTACTGTGCTTCTCAAAACATAACGGTGTCAGCAAAGTATGTCCACTGGCTGCAAGGCGAGAATGATGCAGGCTTTACCGAGACAGACGGTTATTACGTCATGCTGAATCAATTAGCCAGCGATCTGGTTTCGGATATGGGTGTCGAAAAAGTTTTTGCCACACGCATTGGTTACGATCCCAATTACACGGCCGCCACCAACAGCGAAAAAATCATGAAGGCGGAAAAGATCTTAAACTTCAACAACCCGAATTTTATTATGGACAGCTATTCGCCGCCTACGTACACGTTTGCCAACGGCAAGATGCTTTCCGATCAAACACATCACAGTTTGCTGGGCCTGAACCAGGATGCGCAAGACATTGCCACCGCCATAAATTATTACCGCAATACGGGGCAAAAAATTCAACTGGCAGAAAATGTTGCTGCGCTCCAAAATGTGACCTCAGGCTATATTAATCTTACTCCCAATTGGTCTTTTGATTTCAACAACAACATTAACGAAGCGGCAGGCAACGTATTACTGAACATGCAAACCAGAAGCGGAACGCCGATACCCGACCCATCCTACACATCCGACGGAGCAATTATCATTAGCCCTAACACCGGCCTTCTCACATCGCGGCCCTTTTCGTCCGACACTTTCACCATAGAAATAAGGCTAAAGATGAATGTCAACGAAGCCTGGACTACGGTGCTCGGCACAGGCGTTGGCGATCATTACAACAAGCTGACGCTTCATCATAACAACAGCACATCGGCGCTATACGTTGAGTTGGGCACTGCCAACGCGTACTATTCATGGGACTTGGGTAATACCGTAAACATGAGCAACTATCATACGTTTAAGTTTACGCAGACAAACGGAATATTAAAGTTCTATCTCGATGGTGTGCAAAGGGGTGATGAAAAAAATTCAACGGAGAGTTTTACCATGACGGTAATTGGCATGGGCGGCGGTACCGGCGGCCCCGATATGGATGGCGCAATTGATTTCTTCCGTATCAAAAACACCGTTGATAACTCGCCGCTGCCTGTAAAGTTTAAATCCTTTAAAGCAACCAACATCAAATGA
- a CDS encoding PID-CTERM protein-sorting domain-containing protein, translated as MKTLLPGLLVAILLFSCDPNADKQIGRNNQFRTTNPNNGGGSGVGSVGSGNSSTADAPFDGGLSILLVGGAAYGLKRIRSRKQAG; from the coding sequence ATGAAAACACTTCTTCCTGGCCTTCTTGTGGCCATTCTTCTCTTCTCTTGCGATCCAAACGCTGATAAGCAAATTGGTCGAAACAATCAATTTAGAACTACGAACCCAAACAACGGCGGCGGTTCCGGAGTTGGAAGCGTAGGTTCAGGTAATAGCAGCACAGCCGATGCACCGTTTGATGGCGGTCTCAGTATTTTATTGGTAGGCGGAGCAGCTTACGGCTTAAAGCGGATAAGGAGCCGCAAACAAGCCGGCTAA
- a CDS encoding ribosome maturation factor RimP — protein METVLDAITQKVNSLLETNPSHFLVDIRIKPTNNIKVFVDADEGIMLSTLIGYNRKLYKILEESGLFPGGDFSLEVSSPGLDEPLKKQRQYKKNAGRYVQVTKNDGGIVEGKLIEATEDGIVVETETGKGKKKEVKQETILFSDIKTTKIQVKF, from the coding sequence ATGGAAACAGTATTGGACGCAATCACGCAAAAGGTAAACAGTCTTCTGGAAACCAACCCTTCGCACTTTTTGGTGGACATACGCATCAAGCCAACCAACAACATTAAGGTGTTTGTTGATGCCGATGAAGGCATTATGCTTTCAACGCTCATTGGTTACAACCGAAAACTTTACAAGATTTTGGAGGAAAGCGGCTTGTTTCCAGGCGGTGACTTTTCGCTGGAAGTTTCGTCTCCCGGCCTTGACGAACCGCTTAAGAAACAGCGCCAATACAAAAAGAACGCGGGCCGCTACGTACAGGTTACAAAGAATGACGGCGGCATTGTTGAAGGAAAATTGATAGAGGCAACCGAAGACGGCATTGTTGTAGAAACCGAAACCGGCAAAGGCAAAAAAAAAGAAGTAAAGCAGGAAACCATTTTGTTCAGCGATATAAAAACAACAAAAATTCAAGTTAAGTTTTGA